A stretch of Brassica napus cultivar Da-Ae chromosome C6, Da-Ae, whole genome shotgun sequence DNA encodes these proteins:
- the LOC106378390 gene encoding pentatricopeptide repeat-containing protein At1g02370, mitochondrial, giving the protein MFNLRRIASSGSLHHLWKREMRIVVAPFSSSAESQITSSSSSSCSAENAKSCIFGKLQFLITETLDFITREEEKKGVSVPTKEDLVFWAKQLDKDGKNHYALEIFEWMDKKKMEFSP; this is encoded by the exons ATGTTTAATTTGCGACGTATTGCATCATCAGGTTCTCTCCATCATCTCtggaagagagagatgagaatAGTGGTGGCTccgttttcttcttctgctgaAAGTCAGATCactagttcttcttcttcttcttgttctgcTGAGAATGCTAAGAGCTGTATTTTCGGGAAGCTGCAGTTTCTTATCACTGAGACCTTAGATTTCATCACAagggaggaagagaagaagggTGTTTCTGTCCCTACCAAGGAGGATCTTGTCTTCTGGGCAAAACAGCTTGACAAAGACGGCAAAAATCATTATGCTCTCGag ATCTTTGAGTGGATGGAtaaaaagaagatggagttttCTCCTTAG
- the LOC111206716 gene encoding pentatricopeptide repeat-containing protein At1g02370, mitochondrial produces MVVAPFSSYAAEFNPNRQITTPAFMLPSPAVAEKSSIFEKIQPFIGETLDFITREEEKKEDLVDWAKRLNKDGKFEYAFEIFEWMDKKKMEFSPSELAVYVDLIAQTKGIYAAEEYFNQVEPVFDRTNTRAKNWPAFASIVKQFLTTTGSVLEITSCSRSSSCAQRLGIMVRF; encoded by the exons ATGGTGGTGGCTCCATTTTCTTCTTATGCTGCTGAGTTTAACCCCAACAGGCAGATCACTACTCCTGCGTTTATGTTACCTTCTCCTGCTGTTGCTGAGAAGAGCAGTATTTTCGAGAAGATACAGCCTTTTATCGGAGAGACCTTAGATTTCATCACAagggaggaagagaagaaggaagatCTCGTCGACTGGGCAAAACGTCTTAACAAAGACGGCAAATTTGAATATGCCTTCGAG ATCTTTGAGTGGATGGAtaaaaagaagatggagttttCTCCTTCGGAGCTTGCAGTTTATGTGGATCTCATTGCCCAGACTAAAGGCATATATGCGGCTGAAGAATACTTCAATCAAGTAGAACCAGTCTTTGACCGAACCAACACCCGCGCGAAGAATTGGCCTGCTTTTGCTAGTATTGTG AAACAGTTCTTAACCACTACTGGATCAGTCTTAGAGATAACTTCATGTTCAAGGTCTAGCTCGTGTGCACAAAGGCTTGGAATTATGGTCAGGTTCTGA